In Sphingobacterium zeae, one genomic interval encodes:
- the kdsB gene encoding 3-deoxy-manno-octulosonate cytidylyltransferase: protein MKFLGIIPARYASSRFPGKPLIDIEGKTMIQRVYEQVKKSTRLDEVVVATDDQRIADNVLSFGGQVVMTAPHHQSGTDRCAEVITQMPGYDIVINIQGDEPFINPAQIDLLATCFEAPDTQIATLVMEITLEQELFNVNIPKVVRNTKGEAIFFSRQTIPFLRAVEKDQWLQRQTFYKHIGIYAYQVDTLKALTQLPISMLEEAEALEQLRWLENGYAIQTAITTHETVAVDTKEDLSKILRLFFNK from the coding sequence ATGAAATTTTTAGGTATTATCCCCGCCAGATATGCATCAAGCAGATTTCCTGGAAAGCCGCTGATCGACATTGAAGGAAAAACAATGATCCAACGGGTCTATGAGCAGGTCAAAAAATCAACAAGATTAGACGAAGTCGTTGTCGCTACGGACGACCAGCGCATTGCGGACAATGTATTGTCTTTTGGAGGCCAAGTTGTCATGACCGCACCGCATCATCAATCTGGGACAGACCGTTGCGCTGAAGTTATAACCCAAATGCCTGGTTATGATATTGTCATTAACATTCAGGGCGACGAGCCATTCATCAATCCAGCGCAAATTGATCTATTAGCGACCTGCTTCGAAGCACCAGATACACAAATTGCAACCTTAGTAATGGAAATTACGCTCGAACAGGAACTTTTCAATGTAAACATCCCTAAAGTTGTCCGAAACACCAAAGGAGAAGCCATCTTCTTTAGTAGGCAGACCATTCCTTTTTTAAGAGCTGTGGAAAAAGACCAATGGTTACAAAGGCAAACATTCTATAAACATATCGGAATATATGCTTACCAGGTAGATACATTAAAAGCCCTGACACAACTTCCTATTTCTATGCTAGAAGAAGCAGAGGCTCTGGAACAGCTACGCTGGTTAGAAAATGGCTACGCCATTCAAACGGCAATTACAACGCATGAAACTGTCGCCGTAGATACAAAAGAAGACCTCTCTAAAATATTAAGACTATTTTTCAATAAATAG
- a CDS encoding deoxynucleoside kinase, producing MHIAIVGNIGAGKTTLTELLASHFKFEPQFEAVDNNPYLEDFYSDMKRWAFNLQIFFLNSRFRHIVKLQETGIDMIQDRTIYEDAYIFAENLYDMGLMSARDFENYSNIFQSIIHYIKPPDLLIYLKASVPTLVNNIQKRGRDYESAIRLDYLSKLNDKYDKWINNYKEGKVMVLDKDNLDFTKNPEDLGGIIQKIEAELFGLFE from the coding sequence ATGCATATAGCTATCGTTGGAAATATAGGTGCCGGAAAAACGACATTAACAGAGTTGTTGGCCAGCCACTTCAAATTTGAACCTCAATTTGAAGCTGTAGACAACAACCCTTATCTGGAAGATTTTTATTCAGACATGAAACGCTGGGCATTCAATCTTCAGATTTTTTTCCTAAACAGTCGCTTTAGACATATTGTAAAATTACAGGAAACAGGCATCGATATGATTCAAGATCGTACCATCTATGAAGATGCGTATATTTTTGCCGAAAACTTGTATGATATGGGCCTGATGAGCGCGCGTGACTTTGAAAATTATAGTAATATTTTTCAAAGCATCATCCACTATATCAAACCACCGGATTTATTGATTTACCTCAAAGCATCCGTTCCTACTTTGGTTAATAATATCCAAAAAAGGGGCCGTGATTACGAATCTGCAATTCGCCTGGATTATTTATCGAAACTCAACGATAAATACGATAAATGGATCAATAATTACAAAGAAGGTAAAGTAATGGTTCTGGACAAGGACAATTTGGATTTCACAAAAAACCCTGAAGATCTTGGAGGTATCATTCAGAAAATCGAAGCCGAACTATTCGGATTATTTGAATAA
- a CDS encoding aldo/keto reductase — protein sequence MEQRKLGNTSLVVSEIGLGCMSLKSNQSKQSKDIIQKAYENGITFFDTADLYDKGLNEMIVGESVQSFRKHIVLASKVGNLWRADGSGWDWKASKDYIIKAVEGSLSRLKTDYIDLYQLHGGTIEDPIEEIVEAFELLKQQGKIRAYGLSSIRPNVIKAFLSKSDIASVMMQYSLLDRRPEEEISGMLEEQGVSIVVRGVLAKGVLISKPIEPFLQYSSGEVAHIVRNLANLSKRIGKDNMVVALSYVLSNAAVATALVGVSTKLQLDELIRAKAQMIKLSDLDKQVLLEGVRSLYYTEHR from the coding sequence ATGGAACAACGTAAATTAGGAAATACAAGCTTAGTCGTTTCGGAAATAGGTTTGGGCTGCATGTCTTTAAAAAGCAATCAGTCCAAGCAATCCAAAGATATTATCCAAAAAGCTTACGAGAACGGGATCACCTTCTTTGATACCGCTGATCTCTACGATAAAGGCCTAAACGAGATGATCGTCGGGGAGAGTGTGCAAAGCTTTCGCAAGCATATTGTTTTGGCGTCGAAAGTTGGTAACCTTTGGCGTGCAGATGGTTCCGGCTGGGATTGGAAGGCTTCGAAGGACTATATTATCAAGGCTGTGGAAGGTTCGTTGTCACGTTTAAAAACGGATTACATCGACCTCTATCAGTTACATGGTGGTACGATAGAAGATCCGATAGAGGAGATTGTTGAAGCGTTTGAGCTGTTGAAGCAACAGGGGAAAATCCGTGCTTACGGTCTTTCATCAATTCGCCCAAATGTTATCAAGGCATTTTTGTCCAAATCTGACATTGCTTCAGTAATGATGCAATACAGTCTATTGGATAGAAGACCAGAAGAAGAAATCAGTGGCATGTTGGAAGAACAGGGGGTAAGTATCGTCGTACGCGGTGTATTAGCCAAAGGCGTTCTCATCAGCAAGCCAATAGAACCTTTTCTTCAGTATAGTTCGGGAGAGGTGGCCCATATTGTGCGAAACTTGGCAAATCTTTCCAAACGTATCGGAAAAGACAATATGGTTGTTGCACTTTCTTATGTGCTTTCTAACGCGGCTGTTGCTACAGCACTCGTTGGTGTGAGTACCAAATTGCAATTGGATGAATTGATCAGAGCAAAAGCGCAGATGATCAAATTAAGTGATTTGGATAAGCAGGTTCTATTGGAAGGTGTCCGGTCGTTATATTATACCGAACACCGGTAA
- the trpS gene encoding tryptophan--tRNA ligase: METVVSGIRSTGKLHLGNYYGALSNFVKMQNEYNCFFFIADLHSLTTHPTPQGLQGTVRQVIVEYLAAGIDPEKSTIYVQSDVPEVAELYLYMNMNAYLGELERATAFKDKVRSNPDNVNAGLLTYPVLMACDILIHHGTKVPVGKDQEQHLEMTRTFGNRFNRLYNVDYFKEAFAFSYSDKLVKVPGLAGQGKMGKSNGEADCIYLSDSETVIRKKVMRAVSDSGPTEMNQPKPEAIQNLFDLMKVVSTPDTLQHFDDLYNKCEIRYGDFKKQLAEDMVLATNDVRLRIEDISNDDAYIAKVAKMGAEKASESARKTLKEVREIIGIKRFY, translated from the coding sequence ATGGAAACAGTTGTTAGCGGTATTAGAAGTACCGGGAAATTACATTTAGGAAATTACTATGGCGCATTGAGCAATTTTGTGAAAATGCAAAACGAATATAATTGCTTTTTTTTCATTGCAGACTTACATTCACTGACGACCCACCCCACCCCACAGGGGCTTCAAGGGACGGTTCGCCAAGTTATTGTCGAATACTTAGCAGCAGGAATAGACCCAGAAAAATCGACAATTTACGTTCAATCAGACGTTCCAGAAGTTGCGGAACTCTATCTATACATGAACATGAACGCCTATCTTGGCGAACTTGAACGTGCAACTGCGTTTAAAGACAAAGTCAGAAGCAATCCTGATAATGTCAACGCAGGATTATTGACCTATCCGGTCCTAATGGCCTGTGATATATTAATTCATCATGGCACAAAGGTTCCTGTAGGTAAAGATCAGGAACAACATCTTGAAATGACACGAACTTTCGGCAATCGCTTCAATCGCTTGTATAACGTGGATTATTTCAAGGAAGCATTCGCCTTTTCTTATTCAGATAAATTGGTTAAAGTTCCTGGGCTAGCAGGTCAAGGGAAAATGGGTAAGTCAAACGGCGAAGCAGATTGTATTTATCTCTCGGATAGTGAAACGGTAATCCGCAAAAAAGTAATGCGTGCAGTGTCCGATTCTGGACCAACTGAAATGAATCAACCAAAACCCGAAGCCATTCAAAATCTCTTTGATTTGATGAAAGTCGTATCAACCCCTGATACACTGCAACATTTTGACGATCTCTATAATAAATGTGAAATTCGTTATGGCGATTTTAAGAAACAATTGGCGGAAGATATGGTATTGGCGACTAATGACGTGCGCTTACGAATTGAAGATATTTCAAATGATGATGCTTACATTGCAAAAGTTGCGAAAATGGGCGCTGAAAAGGCTAGCGAATCTGCGCGAAAAACGCTGAAAGAGGTTCGTGAGATAATTGGTATTAAAAGATTTTATTAA
- the mazG gene encoding nucleoside triphosphate pyrophosphohydrolase, which produces MANLEAPAYQHTPQLAFQRLLDVLYTLRTECPWDKKQTMESLRHLTMEEMYELTDAILEKDYPEIKKELGDVLMHLVFYARIAEEEGHFNIVDVLNAICDKLITRHPHIYSDTNADTEDQVKSNWETIKLKEGNKSVLSGVPKGLPALVKAYRIQDKVRGVGFDWEDKRQVWEKVEEELAEFKAEFNLETAAPIDQEKAEGEFGDLLFSLINYARHMGINPENALERTNKKFMERFNYLEQKAAANKQQLQEMSLEEMDIYWNEAKKNKK; this is translated from the coding sequence ATGGCAAATCTAGAGGCACCCGCTTATCAGCATACTCCCCAATTAGCATTTCAACGATTACTCGACGTCTTATATACCTTAAGAACAGAATGTCCATGGGATAAAAAACAGACCATGGAATCTCTTCGGCATCTGACAATGGAGGAAATGTATGAATTGACAGACGCCATCTTAGAAAAAGATTACCCCGAAATAAAGAAAGAACTTGGCGATGTATTGATGCATCTCGTGTTCTATGCGCGCATTGCGGAGGAAGAGGGACATTTCAATATCGTAGATGTGCTCAATGCAATTTGCGATAAACTGATTACACGTCATCCCCACATCTACTCCGATACCAATGCGGACACAGAAGACCAAGTTAAATCCAATTGGGAGACCATCAAACTTAAAGAAGGTAACAAGTCCGTTCTATCTGGTGTCCCAAAAGGACTACCCGCTCTGGTCAAGGCCTATCGTATCCAAGATAAGGTTCGAGGTGTTGGGTTCGACTGGGAAGACAAGAGACAAGTCTGGGAAAAAGTAGAGGAAGAACTTGCTGAATTTAAAGCTGAATTCAATCTAGAGACTGCCGCTCCAATCGATCAAGAAAAAGCGGAAGGTGAATTTGGCGACCTCTTATTCTCCTTGATAAATTATGCACGGCATATGGGCATAAACCCCGAAAATGCACTTGAACGAACTAACAAAAAATTCATGGAGCGATTTAACTATTTAGAGCAAAAAGCAGCTGCAAATAAGCAACAGTTGCAGGAAATGAGTTTAGAGGAAATGGACATTTATTGGAATGAAGCTAAAAAAAACAAAAAATAA